One genomic window of Vigna radiata var. radiata cultivar VC1973A unplaced genomic scaffold, Vradiata_ver6 scaffold_154, whole genome shotgun sequence includes the following:
- the LOC106752553 gene encoding 2-oxoglutarate-dependent dioxygenase AOP3-like, with product MGSQTQSELHVVDFTDATMKPGTDAWFSACTHVREALEDNGCFVARYDRIGKELSDSVVSAMEELFSLPVETKAQKTSDKPFHGYLGQVSWLPLYESLGIDDPLTLQGCQKFAHIMGLQGNHRFCESINEYAKLLGELDRMAKRMVFESYGVNMKGCKRMIESSDYLLRCMKYRTPDTDEKDLGMHSHTDLTIVSIVHQLNNLNGLEIKLKDGEWIGVDASSSLFVVMAGDAFNVWSNGRIRPCEHRVTMNATKTRYSMGLFSFNGDKIMQIPDEVVNEQHPLRYKSIFDHYEYLRFYEKEKIKDPYSRIEAYCGISSL from the exons ATGGGATCCCAAACACAGTCTGAACTGCATGTGGTGGACTTCACTGATGCAACCATGAAGCCTGGAACCGATGCATGGTTCTCAGCCTGCACTCATGTCAGGGAAGCACTTGAAGACAATGGTTGTTTTGTTGCACGATATGATAGAATTGGCAAGGAGCTGTCTGATTCTGTGGTATCTGCAATGGAAGAGTTGTTTAGTCTCCCAGTGGAAACCAAAGCACAAAAAACCAGTGACAAACCTTTCCATGGTTACTTAGGACAAGTCTCATGGCTTCCCTTGTATGAATCTTTGGGCATCGATGACCCTCTCACCTTACAAGGCTGCCAAAAATTCGCCCACATAATGGGTTTGCAGGGGAATCATCGTTTCTG TGAAAGCATCAACGAGTATGCTAAGTTGCTGGGAGAATTAGACCGTATGGCAAAGAGAATGGTGTTCGAGAGCTATGGTGTGAACATGAAAGGATGCAAGCGCATGATAGAATCAAGCGATTATCTGCTTCGGTGCATGAAATATAGAACACCTGATACGGATGAAAAGGATTTGGGAATGCATTCTCACACAGACTTAACAATCGTATCCATAGTTCATCAGCTGAATAATTTGAATGGCTTGGAAATCAAACTGAAGGATGGAGAATGGATTGGGGTTGATGCTTCTTCCTCCTTGTTTGTGGTTATGGCAGGTGACGCATTCAAT GTGTGGAGTAATGGTAGAATACGACCATGTGAGCACAGAGTTACCATGAATGCGACGAAAACCAGATATTCTATGGGACTGTTTTCTTTTAATGGTGATAAGATTATGCAGATACCGGATGAAGTAGTGAATGAGCAACATCCCTTGCGTTATAAATCAATATTCGATCATTATGAATACCTTCGTTTCtatgagaaagagaaaatcaAAGACCCTTATTCTCGAATTGAAGCCTACTGTGGAATCTCATCCCTGTAA